In Uranotaenia lowii strain MFRU-FL chromosome 2, ASM2978415v1, whole genome shotgun sequence, one genomic interval encodes:
- the LOC129743347 gene encoding general odorant-binding protein 45-like, which translates to MFVKYKHSRAISVLFLLQLSSAEQNLGQPANHNAVLKSIYGVDSECLQYLQYNHVCSVRCRGIVAGFWNDSGRFPLETVCRFYRPDAEDYDFYNRTQRCLQTEREYSTEKSVCAKASCSVQCYNDQYGQLEPTCPRYIPTSYLRLVQLMMDCIKFLQLPKAVLQKILQNGPMSAPEGLCVVRCFGIRAGWYHDSSGPDLERIAVQCGGYENEVSVNRKSKQCIRRLQADNSLDQCQFAARSMIECIEAPFALIKILANILKGIAELFKTLVEKLEDISTQNGGSVLGDTELAKFSSDFDASEAENAGPMFSIGGPE; encoded by the coding sequence ATGTTTGTCAAATACAAACACTCCCGAGCAATTTCAGTTCTATTCCTGCTGCAACTGAGTTCTGCAGAACAAAATCTTGGCCAACCAGCTAATCATAATGCTGTGCTCAAAAGTATCTATGGAGTAGATTCTGAGTGTCTACAATACCTGCAATACAACCATGTTTGTTCGGTGCGATGTCGAGGAATTGTAGCTGGATTCTGGAATGACTCTGGACGTTTTCCGTTAGAAACCGTTTGTCGATTTTATCGGCCTGATGCGGAGGACTACGATTTCTATAATCGGACCCAACGATGTTTGCAAACTGAGAGGGAGTATTCCACGGAGAAGAGCGTTTGCGCTAAGGCCAGCTGTTCAGTTCAGTGTTACAACGATCAGTATGGTCAGCTGGAACCGACTTGTCCAAGATACATTCCCACATCCTATCTCCGGTTGGTTCAACTTATGATGGATTGCATCAAGTTTCTCCAATTACCGAAAGCTGTATTGCAGAAGATCCTCCAAAACGGACCGATGTCTGCACCCGAGGGCCTTTGCGTAGTTCGCTGTTTCGGAATTCGTGCGGGTTGGTATCATGACTCGAGTGGACCCGATTTGGAACGCATTGCAGTTCAATGCGGGGGATACGAAAATGAAGTATCAGTCAACCGAAAATCTAAACAGTGCATAAGGCGATTGCAAGCCGACAATTCCTTGGACCAATGCCAGTTTGCAGCTCGCTCGATGATCGAATGTATTGAAGCCCCATTtgcattaattaaaattttagcaaatattCTGAAAGGTATTGCCGAATTGTTCAAAACCCTAGTCGAAAAACTAGAGGACATCAGTACTCAGAACGGTGGTTCGGTTTTAGGTGATACCGAGCTAGCAAAGTTTTCGAGCGACTTTGATGCGAGTGAGGCTGAAAATGCGGGGCCGATGTTTAGCATTGGGGGTCCTGAATAG